Genomic DNA from Pseudomonas sp. CCC3.1:
GAGTCACACCTGACAGACGGTCGCACGGGAAGTATTTGGCACTCGTCATTCTTTATATAAGAAGGGCACTGCAACGATCTTTGGAGGTGCCCTTGTTCTGATGAGCATCAACCGCCAGGTTCGCCTAGGCGACTTTCTTTTCACCGGAGAGTAACGAGGAATCCATGAAGGTTCTTGTAGCTGTCAAACGAGTGGTCGATTACAACGTTAAAGTTCGCGTCAAAGCGGACAACTCCGGCGTTGACCTCGCCAACGTCAAGATGTCGATGAACCCCTTCTGCGAAATCGCTGTGGAAGAGGCCGTACGCCTGAAAGAGAAAGGCGTTGCGACTGAAATCGTCGTCGTCTCCATCGGCCCGACCACCGCTCAAGAGCAACTGCGCACCGCGCTGGCTCTGGGTGCCGATCGCGCCATTCTCGTCGAATCCGCCGAAGACCTGACCTCGCTGGCCGTGGCCAAGCTGCTCAAGGCTGTGGTTGACAAGGAACAGCCTCAGTTGGTGATCCTGGGCAAACAGGCCATCGACAGCGACAACAACCAAACGGGCCAAATGCTGGCTGCACTGACCGGCTACGGTCAGGGCACCTTCGCTTCGAAAGTTGAAGTGGCGGGCGACAAGGTTGCTGTGACCCGTGAAGTAGACGGCGGCGCGCAAACTGTTTCGCTGAGCCTGCCGGCCATCGTCACCACCGACCTGCGTTTGAACGAGCCGCGTTATGCGTCTTTGCCAAACATCATGAAGGCCAAGAAGAAGCCGCTTGAAGTGCTGACGCCAGACGCGTTGGGCGTTTCGACAGCTTCGACCAACAAAACCTTGAAAGTTGAAGCGCCGGCTGCTCGCAGCGCAGGCATCAAGGTCAAGTCGGTGGCTGAACTGGTCGAGAAACTGAAAAACGAAGCGAAGGTAATCTAACAATGACTATCTTGGTAATCGCAGAACACGACGGTAAAACGCTGGCTCCGGCTACGCTGAACACCGTAGCCGCCGCTGCCAAAATCGGTGGCGACATCGACGTCCTGGTTGCAGGTCAGGGCATTGGCGCAGTCGCTGAAGCGGCCGCAAAAATTGCTGGCGTGGCTAAAGTGCTGGTGGCCGACAACGCCGCTTACGCGCATCAACTGCCAGAAAACATTGCTCCGCTGGTCGCTGAACTAGGTAAGAGCTACAGCCACATCCTGGCCGCTGCTACTTCGAACGGCAAAAACATCCTGCCGCGCGTTGCTGCCCAGTTGGACGTTGATCAGATTTCCGAGATCATCTCGGTTGTCAGCGCTGACACCTTCACCCGCCCAATCTACGCCGGTAACGCCATTGCTACCGTGCAGTCGACGGCATCGGTCAAAGTGATCACCGTGCGTGCCACTGGCTTCGACCCGGTTGCTGCTGAAGGGGGTTCGGCTGCGGTTGAAACCGTTGCAGCGGTTCACGATGCAGGCACTTCGTCGTTCGTCGGCGAAGAACTGGCCAAGTCGGACCGTCCAGAGCTGACCGCTGCCAAAATCGTCGTTTCCGGCGGTCGTGGCATGCAGAACGGCGACAACTTCAAACACCTGTACGCACTGGCTGACAAGCTGGGCGCTGCTGTTGGCGCTTCCCGCGCGGCGGTCGACGCAGGTTTTGTACCCAACGACATGCAGGTCGGCCAGACCGGCAAAATCGTTGCGCCACAGCTGTACATTGCAGTCGGTATCTCCGGCGCGATCCAGCATTTGGCCGGTATGAAAGACTCCAAAGTGATCGTTGCGATCAACAAGGACGAAGAAGCCCCGATCTTCCAGGTAGCCGATTACGGTCTGGTAGCGGACTTGTTCGAAGCAGTCCCAGAGTTGGAGAAACTGGTTTAATCCAGTCGCTTCACTTATAAAGAGCCCGGTTCTCCGGGCTGTGGAGAAGGGCGGGGCACTGAGTGTTCTGTTCCTTCCTTGCAGCCTGAGTGACCGGGCTTTTTTATGCGTTTGAATTGAGTGGGTGGGGTGTAGGGATATGGATGTGCGACAGGCAGGCAGGTTGTTATTGGGGTTGGCATTTTTGCCGCTGCTGACAGAAGCTGCGGGGAAGTGCGAGCGCTTGATCGTTACCGGCAGCCCTGATGCGCCCCCTTATCTGTGGCGGGATCCGGCCGATCCGACGCACTTGATCGGCGCCAGTGCTGACGTGTTGCGCCAGGCTGGCGAAGAACTCGGGATTAAGGTTGACGTGCTGTATGCCGGTAAGCGCTCTCAGGCCCAGGACGAAGTGCGCACCGGACGTATCGACATGTTGCTGGATACGCCGCTGACATTGGCCGGACTGACCTCGCTGGACTACATCCACCCGCCGTTGGTGCGTAACGATTACCTGGTGTGGACGCGCAAGGACTCGACGTTGCACTACGAGACACCCGCCGATTTGCACGGGCACGTGGGCGCGCTTTCGGAAAAGGCCCGCTTGACCGAAACCTTTGATGCGTTTGCTCAGCATCAGTTAACCCTCAAACCCCAGCCCAGCCTGACTCAAGCGCTTCAAAAACTGTTGCTGGGGCAGGTCGAGTATGTTTTAGCCGGGCGTTATGCCGGGATGGCCACCGCTCAAACCCTGGGCATCGCCGATGACCTGCAGGCACATCCACAACCCATTGATCAGCCAGGGCTGTTTCTGGCGATCTCCCATGACTCGGCCTGCAATGAGCCGTGGTTGCGCGGACAGCTCGCCAAAAAGATGACAGAATTGCCCGCCTCCGGTCTGGCCGAGGCGGCATTACAACGCAATCTGGAGCGGTGGAAGGCTCAACTGCAACAACCGCTCAGCGTCCCAAAACAGTAGGAATTTTTAGTGACGATTCGACCTCTTTTCGCAGCCCTGGCTGTTCTGGCTCTGGCGGGTTGCGCCACCGACCCTGCGCCCAATGAACAATTACGCTTGACTGAACAAGCCCTGGAGCAAGCCAAGGCAGTCGGCGCGAATGCCGACGACATGCCTGAACTCAAACACGCCGAAAACAAGCTTGCCCAAGCTCAGGCCGACATGGTTGAAGAGTCCTACAAAGACGCCCGCATACAGGCCGAACAAGCCGAGCTGGATGCGCGCTTGGCCGAAGCCCGCGTGCTGACGCAGAAAAGCCAGGAACAATTGAACGTGCTCAATACCCGCATTACCCGTTTGCGCAAACAACTGGCGGAGGCCCAATGAGCCTCAAGTCCAGCATTTTCAGCAGTGCGGTACTGCTCGGTAGCATCAGCCTGGCCGGTTGCGCGGGGCATCACGCCAGCGATCAGGCCATGCAGCAAGCCAACAGCGACTTTCAGACGGTCAAAGAAGACAGCAACGTGCTGCGCATCGCCCCCAAGGACGTGATCCGTGCCGGTGAGTCGCTGGCCCGTGCCGATCGGCTGTCCAGCTACTGGGGCAGTGGTGAAGACGTTGAGCATTACGCTTATCTGAGCCAGCGCTACAGCGAAATTGCCCGCGAACACACCCAGAAAGTGCTCAACGAAGAACGGGCTGCCAAGCTCGAACTGGAACGTCAGCGCCTGCAACTGGCCTTGCGTGAAGCCAAATTGTTGAGCGTTCAAGAGCAGGGTAAATGGCTGGAGGAACAAATTATCAGCCTGGCCACGACTCAAACGGATCGTGGTTTGGTCATGACGTTGGGTGATGTGCTGTTTGACACTGGCGAAGCGGACTTGAAAAACTCGGCTAACCGTACCGTGCTCAAGCTGGTGCAGTTTCTTCAATTGAACCCTAAGCGGATCGTGCGGATCGAGGGCTACACCGACAACACGGGTGGCACCGAAGACAACCTCGCTCTGTCGCTGGCGCGTGCCCAGACCGTGGCTGATGTGCTGGTTGATCTGGGCATCGACGAAAAGCGCATTCAAGTTGCGGGTTACGGGGACCAGTACCCTGTAGACGTCAATGCCACCGAGCGTGGTCGGGCGCAGAATCGCCGGGTCGAAATCGTCTTCTCCGACGAAAAAGGTCAACTGGGCGCTGCTCGCTAAGCCCAACACTGTCTTGTGGATGCGGGCTTGCGCCTATTTCTGTGGGAGCTGGCTTGCCAGCGATGAAGGCGATACGGTCTTGCTATCCGACCGTGCCGATACCATCGCTGGCAAGCCAAGCTCCCACAGATTATTTATTGCTTACAAATCCTGTCTCGTACTCACCCGCACCCATACAGTTAATCCCGCCTCTGCACTGTACGGTTCAGAAGGGTGACAACTGTGCCCGTACACTTCTAAACTGTTCCGGTATTGTTCATCACAAAAATGCTTCCTATAAAAAAAATGCCTGAACATCGAGTGCCGCGCCATGACCAACCTTTTGCTTTATCAACGTATTGCTCAGCAACTGGCTGAGGATATTCGGCGCGGCGTCTATCAGCCGGGCGAGCGTGTGCCATCGGTGCGCAAGATGAGCTCGCAGTTGAATGTCAGCCATGCGACGGTGTTACAGGCCTACGCCAACCTTGAAGACCAAGGCCTGATCCGGGCGCGGCCGCAGTCTGGCTACTATGTGCATCAGACCCCGGCCTTGACGGCTCCCACGCCGGACATCGCGCGTGTAGAGCGCCCGGGGTTGGTCACCCGCAGCAGCATCATTCAACAGGTACTGGTCGAGTCGCGCCGCGAGGGCGTGTTTCCACTGGGCGCTGCGGTGCCCAGTGTCGATTACTTGCCGGTGCGTGCGTTGCATCAGCAATTGGCCAAGGTCACGCGCTTTCATAGCCCTCGCGCATTCAGTTACATGTTCAGCCCCGGTTTTGAGCCATTGCGCCGTCAGGTTGCGATTCGCATGCGTGACGCCGGGGTGGTGGTCGACCCTTCGGAAGTGATCATTACTCACGGCTGTGTCGACGCCCTGCAAATGTCACTGCGGGTGCTCACACGTCCGGGAGACCTGATCGCAGCTGAATCGCCAACGTATTACGGCTTGTTGCAATTGGCCGATCTGTTGGGGTTGAAAGTGATCGAGATCCCCAGCGACCCGGCTATAGGCATGAGCCTTGAAGCCCTGCAATTGGCGGCCAATCAATGGTCGATCAAGGCGCTGGTGCTGACCACGCGCCTGAGCAATCCGCTGGGCGGCACGATGCCGGAAGAGCGGCAAAAACAACTGCTGCGCCTGGCTTCGGACTTCGATATCCAGGTGGTGGAAGACGATATCTATGGCGAGTTGATGTTTGAAGTCGGTCGCACCAAGGCGCTGAAAGCCTACGACCGTCTGGATCGCGTGATTTATTGCTCCAGCTTTTCCAAAACGCTGTCGCCGGGTGTGCGAATCGGCTGGATGATTGCTGGGAAATATCAGCAGGAGATCCAGCGCCTGCAAACGTTTACCACGCATTCGGCGTGCAGCGTGACGCAAATGGGCGTGGCGGCCTACCTTGAAAACGGCGGATACGACCGTCATTTACGTTACATACGCCAGGAATACCGCAAGAATCTGAGCGCGTTCCAGCTGGCGGTTCAGCAATACTTCCCGGAAGGCACACAAATGTCGCGCCCCAGTGGTGGTTTCATTTTGTGGGTGAGTTTACCGGGCCGGGTCAATACCCAAGAGTTGCACGTACGCGCGTTGCAGCAAGGGATCAGCATCGCGCCGGGGCTTATTTTCAGTAACACCGAGCAATTCAATCACTGCATCCGGTTGAACTGCGGCACGCCCTGGAACAAAGAGGCTGAACGGGCCTTGATGACATTAGGTATGCTTGCCAGCCAGCTGTGCCAGGAAACGACCAACCTCTATTGAGGGCTGAACGGCATGCGTGATAGCCATTTGGTCATATTCGGCTTGTCTCCGCGAGCCTAAAGCGCGAGCATGTGCGCCTTATCTATGAAAACTGTGGGAGTTATGAGAGCGAAATATTGTGTGGGGTTCATGTTGGTCGGCGTTTTAACTGCGTTTTTCGCGGTGGCGGCACCCGCAAATCAATCACAGTCCGAGGCCGTCACTACGAAGTCTCAAACCGCTCATACCCCGACCAAACCTGCGGCCGCTGCGGGAAAAACACCGGCCCCAAAGCGCGCACCGGTCGCCTCGAAATCCAAGTCAGCGCATGAAGTCGCCCAAAAGCG
This window encodes:
- a CDS encoding electron transfer flavoprotein subunit alpha/FixB family protein, which translates into the protein MTILVIAEHDGKTLAPATLNTVAAAAKIGGDIDVLVAGQGIGAVAEAAAKIAGVAKVLVADNAAYAHQLPENIAPLVAELGKSYSHILAAATSNGKNILPRVAAQLDVDQISEIISVVSADTFTRPIYAGNAIATVQSTASVKVITVRATGFDPVAAEGGSAAVETVAAVHDAGTSSFVGEELAKSDRPELTAAKIVVSGGRGMQNGDNFKHLYALADKLGAAVGASRAAVDAGFVPNDMQVGQTGKIVAPQLYIAVGISGAIQHLAGMKDSKVIVAINKDEEAPIFQVADYGLVADLFEAVPELEKLV
- a CDS encoding DUF4398 domain-containing protein, with product MTIRPLFAALAVLALAGCATDPAPNEQLRLTEQALEQAKAVGANADDMPELKHAENKLAQAQADMVEESYKDARIQAEQAELDARLAEARVLTQKSQEQLNVLNTRITRLRKQLAEAQ
- a CDS encoding OmpA family protein, whose protein sequence is MSLKSSIFSSAVLLGSISLAGCAGHHASDQAMQQANSDFQTVKEDSNVLRIAPKDVIRAGESLARADRLSSYWGSGEDVEHYAYLSQRYSEIAREHTQKVLNEERAAKLELERQRLQLALREAKLLSVQEQGKWLEEQIISLATTQTDRGLVMTLGDVLFDTGEADLKNSANRTVLKLVQFLQLNPKRIVRIEGYTDNTGGTEDNLALSLARAQTVADVLVDLGIDEKRIQVAGYGDQYPVDVNATERGRAQNRRVEIVFSDEKGQLGAAR
- a CDS encoding transporter substrate-binding domain-containing protein, whose protein sequence is MDVRQAGRLLLGLAFLPLLTEAAGKCERLIVTGSPDAPPYLWRDPADPTHLIGASADVLRQAGEELGIKVDVLYAGKRSQAQDEVRTGRIDMLLDTPLTLAGLTSLDYIHPPLVRNDYLVWTRKDSTLHYETPADLHGHVGALSEKARLTETFDAFAQHQLTLKPQPSLTQALQKLLLGQVEYVLAGRYAGMATAQTLGIADDLQAHPQPIDQPGLFLAISHDSACNEPWLRGQLAKKMTELPASGLAEAALQRNLERWKAQLQQPLSVPKQ
- a CDS encoding electron transfer flavoprotein subunit beta/FixA family protein, with translation MKVLVAVKRVVDYNVKVRVKADNSGVDLANVKMSMNPFCEIAVEEAVRLKEKGVATEIVVVSIGPTTAQEQLRTALALGADRAILVESAEDLTSLAVAKLLKAVVDKEQPQLVILGKQAIDSDNNQTGQMLAALTGYGQGTFASKVEVAGDKVAVTREVDGGAQTVSLSLPAIVTTDLRLNEPRYASLPNIMKAKKKPLEVLTPDALGVSTASTNKTLKVEAPAARSAGIKVKSVAELVEKLKNEAKVI
- a CDS encoding PLP-dependent aminotransferase family protein; protein product: MTNLLLYQRIAQQLAEDIRRGVYQPGERVPSVRKMSSQLNVSHATVLQAYANLEDQGLIRARPQSGYYVHQTPALTAPTPDIARVERPGLVTRSSIIQQVLVESRREGVFPLGAAVPSVDYLPVRALHQQLAKVTRFHSPRAFSYMFSPGFEPLRRQVAIRMRDAGVVVDPSEVIITHGCVDALQMSLRVLTRPGDLIAAESPTYYGLLQLADLLGLKVIEIPSDPAIGMSLEALQLAANQWSIKALVLTTRLSNPLGGTMPEERQKQLLRLASDFDIQVVEDDIYGELMFEVGRTKALKAYDRLDRVIYCSSFSKTLSPGVRIGWMIAGKYQQEIQRLQTFTTHSACSVTQMGVAAYLENGGYDRHLRYIRQEYRKNLSAFQLAVQQYFPEGTQMSRPSGGFILWVSLPGRVNTQELHVRALQQGISIAPGLIFSNTEQFNHCIRLNCGTPWNKEAERALMTLGMLASQLCQETTNLY